The Thermocrinis ruber genome has a window encoding:
- a CDS encoding aminopeptidase — MFERHIERLYLINMNLQPSEGLLLITDDTKDYLADLLLEFYNVGSGLAKWVKKVCYTSLGEHGKEPPEEVWRETFGDKAVDVLKEAGLFEKVLNKENYSEEEVVNILRSYAEEVPNVVVAFPYYSTTHTFYRKVLTKHFGVRYASMPLFEPDMFYGPMDVDWVEVSKVSEEVADILTEGEWVDIKAEGTKFEFSIKGRQGIPDTGLFHKPGDYGNLPAGESFIAPLEDSAFGSMTILYGPDRKLNEPITFKFKDGAVDSIEGFDPYVRYLEEVFKKHEKARFIAEFGVGTNPKAKNPENILECEKIKGTIHIAIGDNHTFGGTNKVPFHTDYVIFEPTVLIGGRGWQKLLLEKGRLKL; from the coding sequence ACATGAACCTACAGCCCTCTGAGGGGCTTTTGCTAATTACTGATGACACAAAAGACTATTTGGCGGACTTACTTTTGGAATTTTACAATGTGGGCAGTGGGCTTGCCAAGTGGGTAAAGAAGGTCTGCTATACTAGCCTGGGCGAACATGGGAAGGAACCTCCGGAAGAGGTTTGGAGAGAAACCTTTGGAGATAAAGCGGTTGATGTGCTAAAGGAAGCTGGACTTTTTGAGAAGGTTCTGAACAAGGAAAATTACTCAGAAGAAGAAGTGGTAAACATACTTAGAAGCTACGCAGAAGAGGTTCCAAACGTGGTTGTGGCCTTTCCATATTATTCCACTACTCATACCTTTTATAGAAAGGTTCTTACCAAGCATTTTGGGGTAAGGTATGCGTCCATGCCACTTTTTGAACCGGATATGTTCTATGGTCCTATGGACGTGGATTGGGTGGAAGTTAGTAAGGTGAGCGAAGAGGTGGCGGACATTCTTACCGAGGGTGAGTGGGTAGATATAAAAGCAGAAGGGACAAAGTTTGAGTTTTCAATAAAGGGAAGGCAGGGCATACCGGATACGGGGCTGTTTCATAAACCGGGAGATTACGGAAACCTTCCCGCAGGAGAATCCTTTATAGCACCCTTGGAGGATTCCGCCTTTGGTAGTATGACTATCCTTTATGGCCCTGATAGAAAACTGAATGAACCAATAACCTTTAAGTTCAAAGATGGTGCGGTGGATAGCATTGAGGGCTTTGACCCTTATGTTCGTTATTTAGAGGAAGTTTTCAAAAAACATGAAAAAGCTAGGTTTATCGCAGAGTTTGGTGTTGGGACAAACCCGAAGGCTAAAAATCCAGAAAACATTTTAGAGTGTGAGAAGATAAAGGGCACCATTCACATAGCCATAGGGGATAACCATACTTTTGGTGGGACAAACAAAGTTCCCTTTCATACAGATTATGTGATATTTGAACCGACAGTATTAATAGGAGGAAGAGGATGGCAAAAGTTACTTCTGGAGAAGGGAAGGCTCAAACTTTAA
- a CDS encoding Crp/Fnr family transcriptional regulator, with protein sequence MAKVTSGEGKAQTLKKLHLFEDLSEEELAHAVQYMQERTFKKGEYLFFEEEGEPGIYILLDGLIKLLKETHDAKIVIVRLVYPGDIFGWIEWGKKVPKNTYTARAITDSITLYISNKDFINLAIKHPAIAIKMTCEATAILLHAYDTLKSIAGGKVEERIARVLLEIADRIGKKHKDAIIIDAPLTRNDIAEMTGTTVETAIRVMSKWKKMGIINTDRGYIEILKRKELEKLAV encoded by the coding sequence ATGGCAAAAGTTACTTCTGGAGAAGGGAAGGCTCAAACTTTAAAAAAACTTCACCTTTTTGAGGACCTTTCTGAGGAAGAGCTTGCGCATGCTGTTCAATATATGCAGGAGAGGACCTTCAAGAAGGGAGAGTATCTCTTCTTTGAGGAAGAAGGGGAGCCCGGCATATACATACTTTTGGACGGTCTAATAAAGCTTCTCAAAGAAACCCACGACGCAAAGATCGTTATAGTACGTCTTGTTTATCCAGGGGATATATTCGGATGGATAGAGTGGGGCAAAAAAGTGCCCAAAAATACTTATACTGCAAGGGCTATCACAGACTCCATAACCCTTTACATATCCAACAAAGACTTTATAAACCTTGCCATAAAGCATCCAGCTATTGCCATAAAGATGACCTGTGAGGCTACCGCCATCCTTTTACACGCTTACGACACTTTAAAGAGCATAGCGGGTGGAAAGGTGGAGGAGAGAATAGCACGGGTGCTTTTGGAAATAGCAGACCGTATAGGTAAAAAGCATAAAGACGCCATAATAATAGACGCACCTTTGACCAGAAACGATATAGCGGAAATGACTGGCACAACAGTGGAAACTGCCATAAGAGTTATGAGCAAATGGAAAAAGATGGGAATTATAAACACAGATAGGGGATATATAGAAATACTAAAGCGCAAGGAGTTGGAAAAACTGGCAGTTTGA
- the hpf gene encoding ribosome hibernation-promoting factor, HPF/YfiA family, producing MNVEFIGKAVEWTDAMKSFVEGKLERFSRLLKEAEEDQVEVVVTLSTSKAKHKDYAGESRPTVFRVDLDIYLKTSGGGVIHAWEEDVDVFSALDKVLDEVERQLIKLKQRRLEQRRIGHKIKEELISSITAPSREVEREGPTIIEEELVIDKPMSVEDAIFELQESGVFFLPFVDAKTGELKIAYRKRSGSFGIINTKCKGA from the coding sequence ATGAACGTAGAGTTTATTGGGAAGGCTGTGGAATGGACCGATGCAATGAAGAGTTTTGTGGAGGGTAAGCTTGAAAGATTTTCAAGGCTTTTGAAAGAGGCGGAGGAGGACCAAGTGGAGGTGGTTGTAACGCTCTCTACCTCTAAGGCAAAGCACAAAGATTACGCTGGTGAGAGCAGACCAACGGTTTTTAGGGTTGATTTAGATATCTATTTGAAGACCTCTGGTGGTGGAGTAATACACGCGTGGGAAGAGGATGTGGATGTTTTTTCTGCCTTGGACAAAGTCCTTGATGAGGTAGAAAGACAGCTTATAAAGCTAAAGCAAAGAAGGTTGGAACAAAGAAGAATAGGGCACAAGATAAAGGAAGAATTAATTAGCTCTATAACTGCACCCTCAAGAGAGGTAGAAAGAGAAGGACCCACGATAATTGAAGAGGAACTCGTGATAGATAAACCTATGAGTGTGGAGGATGCGATCTTTGAACTTCAGGAGAGTGGAGTTTTCTTTTTGCCCTTTGTGGATGCAAAGACCGGTGAGCTTAAGATAGCTTACAGAAAAAGGTCAGGAAGTTTTGGAATAATAAATACAAAGTGTAAGGGGGCATAA
- a CDS encoding YMGG-like glycine zipper-containing protein, with the protein MRKVAMLLAFAVFSAGVISCGQVSSQRTYEGAAIGGAVGAAAGALLDKENRWRGAVIGGALGAVLGGTVTEIAQRAAREAAMANRPVEYRSEDGRQRVYAEPVASRGNCRIVKTHYYQDGKLVKTEEREVCP; encoded by the coding sequence ATGAGAAAAGTAGCAATGCTTTTAGCGTTTGCTGTTTTCTCCGCAGGAGTGATATCCTGCGGTCAAGTAAGCTCTCAAAGAACCTATGAAGGTGCAGCTATAGGTGGAGCAGTTGGTGCAGCAGCAGGTGCCCTCTTAGACAAAGAAAACAGGTGGAGAGGAGCGGTTATTGGTGGTGCGCTGGGTGCTGTATTGGGTGGAACTGTAACAGAGATAGCCCAAAGGGCTGCAAGGGAAGCGGCGATGGCTAACAGACCAGTAGAGTACAGGTCTGAGGACGGAAGACAAAGGGTGTATGCTGAGCCGGTAGCAAGCAGAGGAAATTGCAGAATAGTGAAAACACACTACTATCAAGACGGTAAGCTAGTAAAGACAGAAGAAAGGGAAGTTTGCCCATAA